From one Agathobaculum sp. NTUH-O15-33 genomic stretch:
- a CDS encoding restriction endonuclease subunit S, translating to MSTQAKKPEIRFAGFKDEWAKKKFDDVFDMLSNNTLSRDALNSETGAAKNIHYGDVLTKFGEYIDVSIEKLPFISDPAIATKFIRSHLKEGDIVITDTAEDETVGKCTEVISVEEMPIIAGLHTMPCRPKEKYAPKYMGYYLNSHKYHNNLFQLMQGVKVTSISRTGVKETEVILSTDFDEQEKIGEHLSSLDNMIALETAKYEKLVIVKKAMFEKMFPKEGCDVPEIRFTGFTEAWEQRKFSDITFLSGEKNKENLPLESYSITSEHGFVPQDEKFENGGTMREADKRMYYIVSPNSFAYNPARINVGSIGYQKTSKNIIVSSLYEVFKTTDDIDDHLLWHWFKSPDFQKLIVQLQEGGVRLYFYYDKLCMGEVALPKIEEQRKIGQFLDNLDNLITLHQRKLEKLKNIKSACMEKMFV from the coding sequence ATGTCAACACAAGCAAAAAAACCTGAAATTCGATTTGCAGGCTTTAAAGATGAATGGGCAAAGAAGAAATTTGATGATGTGTTTGATATGCTTTCGAATAACACCCTTTCAAGAGATGCCCTAAATTCAGAGACTGGCGCTGCAAAAAACATTCATTATGGTGATGTTCTTACAAAGTTTGGAGAATACATTGACGTCAGTATTGAGAAACTACCTTTCATCAGTGACCCAGCTATCGCAACAAAGTTCATCAGGTCTCATCTAAAAGAAGGGGATATTGTAATAACAGATACTGCCGAGGACGAAACCGTTGGAAAATGCACTGAAGTGATTAGTGTTGAAGAAATGCCGATTATCGCAGGACTCCATACTATGCCTTGTCGTCCGAAAGAAAAATATGCACCAAAATACATGGGGTACTACCTTAACTCACATAAATACCACAACAACCTTTTTCAGCTTATGCAGGGCGTGAAAGTAACATCTATCTCTAGAACTGGTGTAAAAGAAACCGAGGTAATTCTATCGACAGATTTTGACGAGCAAGAAAAAATTGGTGAACACCTATCTTCTTTAGATAATATGATTGCTTTAGAAACAGCGAAGTATGAAAAGCTGGTAATTGTAAAAAAGGCAATGTTTGAGAAAATGTTTCCTAAAGAAGGATGCGATGTGCCAGAGATTCGTTTTACAGGATTTACTGAAGCTTGGGAACAGCGTAAGTTCTCGGATATAACATTTCTATCGGGTGAAAAGAACAAAGAAAACCTGCCGTTGGAAAGTTATTCCATAACAAGTGAACACGGATTTGTACCACAAGATGAGAAGTTTGAGAATGGCGGTACTATGCGTGAAGCGGACAAAAGAATGTATTATATTGTCAGCCCGAATTCGTTTGCATATAATCCGGCAAGAATAAATGTTGGTTCTATTGGATACCAAAAAACCTCTAAAAATATAATAGTCAGCTCGCTTTATGAAGTTTTCAAAACAACAGATGATATAGATGACCACCTTCTGTGGCACTGGTTTAAGTCACCTGATTTTCAGAAGCTTATAGTACAATTACAAGAAGGTGGAGTGCGCCTTTACTTCTACTATGACAAGCTTTGTATGGGAGAAGTGGCATTGCCCAAAATTGAAGAACAACGCAAGATTGGGCAGTTCCTTGACAACCTAGACAACCTTATCACCCTTCATCAACGCAAGCTTGAAAAACTAAAAAACATCAAGTCCGCTTGTATGGAAAAAATGTTTGTATAG